The genomic segment ACCTGTCTCCAAGCCTGGCGCACAACATCGATTATTACGCTACCCTGGCGGCTCTTGCCCAAAAGCTGAAGCATTACTCCCAGGCCCAGCAGATCTATCAAAACCTGCTACAGCTGCACTCCAAAGAGGGGCGTTGGTGGCTTGGTCTTGGGATTGCTCTGGATAAGGAGGGCCAGGGGCGCAGAGCCCTTGAGGCCTATCAGCACGCTAGTCGCTCCGCAGGACTGACCGGACCTTCGCGCAGTTATCTCGATCAACGCATCGCTCAATTGGAAAAAAACTATGATTCGACCCCAGCTAAAAAAGCGACTCGGTGATCTTCTTGTCGAAGAGGAGATCATCTCCCAGGAGCAGCTGGATCTTGCCTTGCAGCAGCAAAAACAGACGGGGCGCAAGCTGGGGGCTTCCCTGGTCGATCTCGGGTTTATCGGTGAGCAGCAGCTGGATGAGTTCTTAGCCCAGCAGCTTTCTATTCCCCTGTTTAACCTCAACCACCTGACGATCGACCCCAAGGTGGTGGAGCTGCTGCCCGAGGTGTTTGCCCGGCGGCACCGGGCCCTGGCGATCAATGATGATGGTGAGCATGTCACTGTGGCTATGAGTGACCCTGCGGATCTCAGGGCGTTGGATCTTGTTTATCATGAGCTTAGCCCGCGTGAGGTCCAGTTCGGGGTTGCCAGTGAGGGGCAGATCCTGGAGGCTTTCGATCGTTACTATCGGCGAACCAAGGAGATAGAGTCCTTTGCAGAGCAGCTCCAGGAGGAGTACTCCCAGACCGAGGATCTGACACTTGGCTTGTTAGATGACACGGTTGAAGAGGAGGGGGAGGCCACGGTAGCCAAGCTATTGCGGACCCTGTTTGAGGATGCGGTGCAGGTTGGAGCCTCAGATATCCACATCGAGCCGGATGAGAATAAACTCAGGATCCGTCAACGGGTCGATGGGGTGCTCCATGAGAATGTTCTCAACGAGGTGCAGATCGCCTCGGCCGTAGTATCCCGCCTTAAGCTGGTCGCCAATCTGGACATTTCAGAGCGGCGGATGCCTCAGGATGGCCGCTTTAACATCAAGATCCGTGGCAATAATATCGATGTGCGCCTTTCCACCATGCCGGTTCAACATGGTGAGTCCGTGGTGATGCGTTTGCTCAATCAATCGGCGGGCCTTTTGAGCCTGGAGGAGACGGGAATGCCAGCAGAGGTGCGCGAGCACTTTCGCCGCCAGCTGCACCGCCCCCATGGCCTGATTCTGGTGACCGGACCGACCGGAAGCGGTAAGACCACGACTCTCTATGGGGCCTTGTCGGAGCTTAATAGCCCTGAAAAGAAAATCATCACGGTAGAGGATCCGGTCGAGTATCGCCTGCCGCGAATCAATCAAGTGCAGGTCAACAGTAAGATAGGTCTGACCTTCGCCCATGTATTGCGGGCAACCCTGCGTCAGGATCCGGATATCCTGCTGGTCGGTGAGATGCGTGACCATGAGACCATGGAGATCGGTTTGCGGGGTGCTCTGACCGGACACCTGGTGCTGACCACATTGCACACCAATGATGCGATCACCAGCGCGTTGCGCCTTCTGGATATGGGGGCTCCCGGCTATCTGG from the Dongshaea marina genome contains:
- a CDS encoding tetratricopeptide repeat protein; this encodes MLTPANNQVRKELVALYYGQGSEGQAMHLLHQGMAVSPGYADFRLMASRIYLGSGDMQQAYDVLNNLSPSLAHNIDYYATLAALAQKLKHYSQAQQIYQNLLQLHSKEGRWWLGLGIALDKEGQGRRALEAYQHASRSAGLTGPSRSYLDQRIAQLEKNYDSTPAKKATR
- a CDS encoding GspE/PulE family protein, whose protein sequence is MIRPQLKKRLGDLLVEEEIISQEQLDLALQQQKQTGRKLGASLVDLGFIGEQQLDEFLAQQLSIPLFNLNHLTIDPKVVELLPEVFARRHRALAINDDGEHVTVAMSDPADLRALDLVYHELSPREVQFGVASEGQILEAFDRYYRRTKEIESFAEQLQEEYSQTEDLTLGLLDDTVEEEGEATVAKLLRTLFEDAVQVGASDIHIEPDENKLRIRQRVDGVLHENVLNEVQIASAVVSRLKLVANLDISERRMPQDGRFNIKIRGNNIDVRLSTMPVQHGESVVMRLLNQSAGLLSLEETGMPAEVREHFRRQLHRPHGLILVTGPTGSGKTTTLYGALSELNSPEKKIITVEDPVEYRLPRINQVQVNSKIGLTFAHVLRATLRQDPDILLVGEMRDHETMEIGLRGALTGHLVLTTLHTNDAITSALRLLDMGAPGYLVASALRCIIAQRLVRRLCPHCSQIHTVDEQTALRLRRLLNGVEAEKNYQKGQGCQNCNFTGYHGRFGVFEMLELNEPMMEAMRLGNPDQFSKEARRVPGYQPLAIMAYKYACQGETSIEEVLRLAEDVAYSIEEMIDEESPDASV